In a single window of the Micrococcaceae bacterium Sec5.7 genome:
- a CDS encoding helix-turn-helix domain-containing protein, whose product MAEPTTTPAKRKPSTRSVTPEKSETLKKLRASVGQLSTTTMRQLEKSLPWYSRLSSDERSALGLVAQNGIAAFVSWYERPSSPSWILSDVFGTAPTELTRSISLQKALQLIRIVVEVVEDQVPVIAPEADQPSLREAVLRYSREVAFAAADVYARAAESRGSWDTRLEALIVDAILRGENTDALRSRIAALGWKAQERFTVMVGNSPSEPSASYVSELRRMAGRYAEDALVGIQGDRLILILGGVQDRETAYQKLAEMFAPGPVVYGAEASSLLEASSSAQSAFAGLTAARAWPSAPRPVAADDLLPERVISGDDAARRSLIKNIYRPLLAASNGLVETLGTYLELGHSLEATARELFVHANTVRYRLKRVCDVTGWDPLLPREAFVLQAALVVGRLSTPPKAAAERHPSRNQI is encoded by the coding sequence ATGGCAGAGCCAACCACCACCCCCGCAAAGCGCAAACCGTCGACGCGCAGCGTAACGCCGGAAAAGTCAGAAACCCTGAAGAAGCTCCGGGCGAGCGTGGGCCAGCTGTCCACCACCACCATGCGGCAGCTCGAAAAATCACTGCCCTGGTACAGCCGGCTCAGTTCCGATGAACGATCCGCGCTGGGTCTCGTGGCACAGAACGGCATCGCCGCCTTTGTGTCCTGGTATGAGCGTCCCAGTTCGCCGTCATGGATTCTCTCCGACGTCTTCGGCACCGCGCCCACCGAACTGACACGGTCCATCAGCCTGCAGAAGGCGCTCCAGCTCATCCGGATCGTGGTTGAGGTGGTGGAGGACCAGGTGCCCGTGATTGCCCCGGAGGCCGACCAGCCGTCACTTCGTGAAGCCGTCCTTCGGTATTCGCGTGAGGTGGCATTCGCTGCCGCGGACGTCTACGCACGTGCGGCCGAATCGCGCGGCTCCTGGGACACTCGGCTCGAGGCACTCATCGTCGATGCCATTCTCCGCGGCGAGAACACCGACGCCCTGCGGTCCAGAATCGCCGCTCTCGGCTGGAAAGCGCAGGAACGGTTCACCGTCATGGTTGGCAATTCGCCCTCCGAACCCAGTGCCAGCTATGTCAGCGAGCTGCGCCGGATGGCCGGCCGTTACGCGGAGGACGCTCTGGTCGGAATCCAGGGCGACCGGCTGATCCTGATTCTGGGCGGAGTCCAGGACCGCGAAACCGCCTATCAGAAACTCGCCGAAATGTTCGCCCCCGGGCCGGTTGTCTATGGTGCTGAAGCCAGCTCGCTGCTTGAGGCCAGCAGCTCGGCCCAGTCTGCCTTTGCCGGGCTCACGGCAGCCCGCGCATGGCCTTCTGCCCCGCGTCCTGTGGCAGCTGACGATCTGCTCCCCGAACGCGTCATTTCCGGCGACGACGCAGCCCGGCGCTCACTCATCAAGAACATCTACCGCCCCCTGCTGGCGGCGTCGAACGGCCTGGTGGAGACCCTCGGAACGTACCTGGAGCTGGGTCATTCGCTCGAAGCGACGGCCCGCGAACTGTTTGTCCATGCCAACACCGTCCGCTACCGGCTCAAGCGCGTCTGCGACGTCACGGGCTGGGATCCGCTGCTCCCCCGCGAGGCGTTTGTGCTGCAGGCTGCGCTGGTTGTGGGCCGGCTTTCAACCCCGCCAAAGGCCGCTGCGGAGCGTCATCCGTCGCGGAACCAGATCTGA
- a CDS encoding ACP S-malonyltransferase, with protein sequence MLAIVCPGQGSQTPGFLAPWLELPSVAGHLASLSEIAGIDLTAHGTTSDEDTIKDTAIAQPLIVAAGLVAAKSLFDVELNALPVILAGHSVGEITASALAAVLTEDEAMTFVRERANSMAAAAAVTPTGMSAVVGGDPAEVLAAIEASGATPANVNGAGQTVAAGTFEQLKSLAENPPAKARVIPLKVAGAFHTSHMSPAVSALKSLRPTLRPKNPQVPLLSNFDGAEVTDGSVAVESLIAQVSRPVRWDLCMATLVQRGVTGVIELAPAGTLAGLAKRGMPGVKTVAVKTPDDLTAALALFAEMEGQA encoded by the coding sequence GTGCTTGCAATCGTCTGCCCTGGACAGGGCTCACAGACCCCCGGTTTTCTGGCCCCTTGGCTGGAACTGCCTTCCGTAGCAGGCCATTTGGCCTCCCTCAGTGAGATTGCAGGCATTGACCTCACTGCCCACGGCACCACCTCCGATGAGGACACCATCAAGGACACGGCCATTGCGCAGCCACTGATCGTGGCCGCCGGCCTGGTTGCCGCAAAGTCGCTCTTCGACGTCGAACTCAACGCGCTGCCGGTGATACTGGCAGGTCACTCGGTCGGCGAGATCACGGCGTCGGCGCTGGCAGCTGTGCTCACCGAGGACGAGGCGATGACCTTTGTCCGGGAGCGCGCCAACAGCATGGCCGCCGCCGCCGCAGTCACCCCCACCGGCATGAGCGCTGTGGTGGGTGGTGATCCGGCCGAGGTGCTGGCCGCCATCGAGGCCTCCGGTGCCACCCCGGCAAACGTCAACGGCGCCGGCCAGACCGTAGCTGCAGGCACTTTCGAACAGCTCAAGTCTCTCGCCGAGAACCCGCCGGCAAAGGCCCGCGTCATCCCGCTCAAGGTGGCCGGCGCTTTTCACACCTCGCATATGTCCCCCGCGGTCAGCGCCCTGAAGTCGCTGCGTCCGACGCTCCGTCCGAAGAACCCGCAGGTGCCGTTGCTCTCCAACTTCGACGGCGCGGAAGTCACCGATGGATCCGTGGCCGTCGAAAGCCTCATTGCCCAGGTCTCCCGGCCCGTCCGCTGGGACCTGTGCATGGCGACGCTCGTCCAGCGCGGGGTCACCGGCGTGATTGAACTCGCCCCGGCCGGTACCCTGGCCGGGCTAGCCAAGCGTGGCATGCCCGGCGTAAAGACCGTCGCTGTGAAGACCCCCGATGATCTGACCGCAGCGCTTGCCCTATTTGCAGAAATGGAGGGACAGGCATGA
- a CDS encoding beta-ketoacyl-ACP synthase III, producing the protein MSVPTLKQSPVNEFTRILGLGAYRPDVIVTNDDVCQWIDSSDEWIRQRTGIVTRHRAAADVSVIDMAEGAAREAIAKAGIEASELGAVIISTVTHPYATPSAAASLAHRLGATPAPAFDISAACAGYCYGIAQADALVRSGAAKYVLVVGAEKLSDVIDNHERTISFLLGDGAGAVVIGPSETPGIGPSVWGSDGSKWDAIGMTRSLEDVRKLSESARSADASDDQAILEAAQSLWPTLRQDGQTVFRWAVWEMAKMAQQAMDAAGVQAEDLVAFVPHQANMRIIDEMVKKLKLPETVVVARDIADAGNTSAASIPLATHRLLQENPELSGGLSLQIGFGAGLVFGAQVIVLP; encoded by the coding sequence ATGAGCGTCCCCACACTTAAGCAGTCACCCGTAAACGAATTCACCCGGATCCTGGGCCTTGGTGCATACCGCCCGGATGTGATCGTCACCAACGATGACGTCTGCCAGTGGATCGATTCCTCTGACGAATGGATCCGACAGCGCACCGGTATTGTGACCCGGCACCGGGCAGCGGCGGACGTCAGCGTGATCGATATGGCTGAAGGCGCAGCACGGGAGGCCATCGCCAAGGCCGGCATCGAGGCTTCTGAGCTTGGAGCGGTGATCATCTCCACTGTCACGCACCCATATGCAACGCCCTCCGCCGCGGCCAGCCTGGCCCACCGCCTAGGGGCGACGCCGGCTCCCGCCTTTGATATTTCGGCCGCCTGTGCCGGGTACTGCTACGGCATAGCTCAGGCGGACGCCCTGGTCCGCTCCGGCGCAGCAAAGTACGTGCTCGTGGTCGGGGCCGAGAAACTCTCGGATGTGATCGACAACCATGAACGGACCATCTCGTTCCTGCTCGGCGATGGCGCCGGCGCCGTGGTGATCGGCCCCTCGGAAACACCGGGTATCGGTCCGTCGGTCTGGGGCTCCGATGGCAGCAAGTGGGATGCGATCGGAATGACCCGTTCGCTCGAGGACGTGCGCAAGCTCAGCGAATCCGCGCGCAGTGCCGACGCATCGGACGACCAGGCGATCCTTGAGGCTGCCCAGAGTCTCTGGCCCACACTCCGGCAGGACGGCCAGACGGTCTTCCGCTGGGCTGTCTGGGAGATGGCGAAGATGGCCCAGCAGGCCATGGACGCTGCAGGTGTCCAGGCAGAAGACCTGGTGGCGTTCGTTCCCCACCAGGCCAACATGCGGATCATCGATGAAATGGTCAAGAAGCTTAAACTCCCCGAAACGGTCGTTGTGGCCAGGGACATCGCCGACGCCGGAAACACTTCGGCGGCCTCGATCCCGTTGGCCACGCACCGCCTGCTCCAGGAGAACCCTGAACTCAGCGGAGGTCTCTCGCTCCAGATAGGCTTCGGAGCCGGGCTCGTTTTCGGCGCTCAGGTGATCGTCCTCCCATAG
- a CDS encoding acyl carrier protein, whose protein sequence is MASNEEILAGLAEIVNEETGLATEAVEPDKSFTEDLDIDSISMMTIVVNAEEKFGVRIPDEEVKNLKTVGDAVSFIANAQA, encoded by the coding sequence ATGGCTAGCAACGAAGAGATCCTGGCCGGCCTGGCTGAAATCGTCAACGAAGAAACCGGCCTGGCCACGGAAGCAGTCGAGCCGGACAAGTCCTTCACCGAGGACCTGGACATCGACTCCATCTCAATGATGACCATCGTGGTCAACGCCGAAGAGAAGTTCGGTGTACGTATTCCGGACGAAGAGGTCAAGAACCTCAAGACCGTGGGCGACGCCGTCAGCTTCATCGCCAACGCACAGGCCTGA
- the fabF gene encoding beta-ketoacyl-ACP synthase II, giving the protein MTRKVVITGLGATTPIGGDVPTMWKNALKGVSGAHTLEDDWVAKYELPVHFAARCTVPALDVLSRVEAKRMDPSTQFGVIAAREAWADSGITEVDHDRLAVAFATGIGGVWTLLDAWDTLKEKGPRRVLPMTVPMLMPNGVAAAVSLDLGARAGAHTPVSACASGTEALHLGLELIRSGKADVVMCGGAEAAIHPMPLAAFSSMKALSRRNDEPERASRPYDRDRDGFVMGEGAGALVLEAEEHALARGARIYAELAGTSVTADAYHITAPDPQGLGATRALKAAMFDGRIQAEDVVHVNAHATSTPVGDKPEYTALRAALGSHIDSVAVSATKSQMGHLLGASGAVEAVLTVLAVYARKAPVTINLENQDPEIPLDVVTSVRDLPAGDIVALSNSFGFGGHNAVIAVRSV; this is encoded by the coding sequence ATGACACGCAAAGTAGTCATTACCGGCCTGGGCGCTACCACGCCCATTGGCGGCGATGTACCCACAATGTGGAAGAACGCTTTGAAGGGGGTCTCGGGTGCCCACACACTTGAGGACGACTGGGTGGCCAAGTATGAGCTCCCCGTCCACTTCGCGGCCCGCTGCACGGTTCCGGCCCTGGATGTCCTGAGCCGAGTAGAGGCAAAGAGGATGGACCCGTCCACGCAGTTCGGTGTTATCGCCGCCCGCGAGGCATGGGCCGATTCCGGCATCACCGAAGTTGACCACGACCGCCTGGCCGTGGCATTTGCCACCGGCATCGGCGGCGTCTGGACGCTGCTTGATGCGTGGGACACCCTGAAGGAGAAGGGTCCCCGCCGTGTCCTGCCCATGACAGTCCCCATGCTGATGCCCAACGGCGTCGCAGCGGCTGTAAGCCTTGACCTCGGCGCCCGCGCCGGGGCCCATACACCGGTTTCCGCCTGCGCTTCCGGAACCGAGGCACTGCATCTCGGTCTGGAGCTGATTCGCTCGGGCAAGGCCGACGTCGTGATGTGCGGTGGCGCTGAAGCAGCGATTCACCCCATGCCCTTGGCAGCATTCTCATCCATGAAGGCGCTCTCCCGCCGTAACGACGAGCCCGAGCGCGCGTCACGGCCGTACGACCGCGACCGCGACGGCTTCGTGATGGGCGAAGGCGCCGGTGCGCTGGTCCTCGAAGCCGAGGAGCACGCGTTGGCGCGTGGTGCCCGCATCTACGCTGAGCTGGCGGGTACCTCGGTAACAGCCGACGCATACCACATCACCGCACCGGATCCGCAGGGTCTGGGCGCCACCCGCGCACTTAAGGCTGCAATGTTCGACGGCCGCATCCAGGCAGAGGACGTTGTTCACGTCAACGCCCACGCCACTTCCACTCCGGTAGGTGACAAACCCGAGTACACGGCGCTCCGTGCAGCGCTGGGGTCCCACATTGACAGCGTGGCTGTCTCCGCCACGAAGTCCCAGATGGGCCACCTGCTGGGCGCTTCCGGCGCGGTGGAGGCCGTCCTGACAGTTCTGGCGGTGTATGCGCGGAAAGCGCCCGTCACCATCAACCTGGAAAACCAGGATCCGGAGATCCCGCTGGACGTCGTCACCTCGGTCCGCGATCTGCCCGCCGGTGACATTGTGGCGCTGAGCAACTCCTTCGGTTTCGGCGGGCACAACGCCGTTATCGCTGTTCGAAGCGTCTAG
- a CDS encoding DUF3145 domain-containing protein, which produces MSVAMTRGVLFVHSAPTALCPHVEWAIGSVVDKRTDLEWTPQPAAPGMFRAELSWTGPQGTGAQLASSLRGWAHLRYEVTEEPSQGVDGGRWSHTPELGIFHAATDVHGNIMVSEDRIRYAYESGAGDPSAVYHELSLALGEAWDEELEPFRHAAEGAPVRWLHQVG; this is translated from the coding sequence ATGTCTGTTGCAATGACCCGCGGTGTGTTGTTCGTTCACTCGGCCCCTACCGCATTGTGCCCTCACGTTGAGTGGGCCATCGGATCAGTCGTGGATAAGCGCACGGATCTTGAGTGGACCCCGCAGCCTGCGGCGCCCGGAATGTTCCGTGCCGAGCTGTCGTGGACCGGCCCGCAGGGAACCGGCGCTCAGCTTGCCTCTTCCTTGCGCGGTTGGGCCCACCTCCGCTACGAAGTTACCGAGGAACCGAGCCAGGGCGTCGACGGCGGACGCTGGTCCCACACCCCGGAGCTGGGCATCTTCCACGCAGCGACCGACGTTCACGGCAACATCATGGTGTCCGAGGACCGCATACGTTATGCCTACGAATCCGGCGCCGGAGACCCCTCCGCCGTCTACCACGAGCTCTCCCTTGCTTTGGGAGAAGCATGGGACGAGGAACTCGAACCCTTCCGGCATGCCGCCGAAGGTGCACCGGTCCGCTGGCTGCACCAGGTGGGCTGA
- a CDS encoding tyrosine recombinase XerC, which translates to MDTQELPPELARAVRRFGRYVEAERAMSPHTLRAYLSDINSLLTHAASEGIHDLAGIELGTLRRWLGAQSELGMARSTLARRSATARAFTAWAVREELIETDPALRLKAPRKDKSLPGVLQQQQLVRLLRELEEAAADGAPLALRNRAMVELLYATGVRVGELAGMDVDDLDPDRRTLRVIGKGDKERTVPYGVPAAVAVDDWLRRGRPLVAAADSGPALFLGARGRRVDQRQVRSVVRDVFEALGDTAATGPHALRHSAATHLLDGGADLRAVQEILGHSSLATTQIYTHVSVDRLRQSYQQAHPRA; encoded by the coding sequence GTGGATACACAGGAACTGCCTCCGGAGCTGGCCCGCGCCGTCCGCCGCTTCGGGCGCTATGTGGAGGCGGAGCGGGCAATGTCTCCCCACACGCTGCGCGCCTACCTCTCGGACATCAACAGCCTGCTGACCCATGCAGCCTCAGAAGGTATCCACGATCTGGCCGGCATTGAACTGGGCACCCTCAGACGCTGGCTCGGTGCTCAGAGCGAATTGGGGATGGCCCGGTCAACGCTGGCGCGCAGATCAGCCACGGCCCGCGCTTTCACGGCCTGGGCCGTGCGCGAGGAACTGATCGAAACTGATCCTGCGCTGAGGCTCAAGGCCCCCAGGAAGGACAAATCACTGCCGGGCGTGCTGCAGCAGCAACAGCTGGTGCGCCTGCTCCGTGAACTGGAAGAGGCAGCCGCCGACGGCGCACCACTGGCGCTGCGGAACCGCGCCATGGTGGAGCTGCTCTATGCAACCGGGGTGCGCGTAGGCGAACTGGCAGGCATGGACGTGGACGATCTCGATCCGGACCGCAGGACATTGCGCGTCATCGGCAAGGGCGATAAGGAGCGGACGGTTCCGTACGGTGTTCCGGCCGCGGTCGCCGTCGACGACTGGCTCCGCCGCGGCCGTCCGCTTGTTGCCGCGGCGGACAGCGGACCCGCCCTTTTTCTGGGGGCCAGAGGCAGGAGAGTTGACCAGCGTCAGGTCCGAAGCGTGGTCAGGGATGTCTTCGAGGCCCTCGGGGACACCGCCGCCACCGGCCCCCACGCGCTGCGGCATTCCGCGGCAACCCACCTGTTGGACGGCGGGGCGGATCTCAGGGCCGTTCAGGAAATCCTGGGACACAGCAGTCTGGCCACCACCCAGATCTACACGCATGTTTCCGTCGACCGGCTCCGGCAGAGCTACCAGCAGGCACACCCGCGGGCGTAG
- the dprA gene encoding DNA-processing protein DprA, which translates to MENERYARAALSRLMEPQDAAGLALVHVAGAEDALRIATGQLLAGPRLEQDITGVLAENGAGSTWAGISAALKRWAPRIPDLAPGRDLATMQRLGGRMIMPADDLWPGQLADLGIHEPICLWWRGVEQELPAAAQSVALVGSRDSTSYGASVTGDLAYSLAQRGFTVISGGAYGIDAHAHRAALAGGSGPLPTIAVMAGGVDRFYPSGNDDLLRAVSNQGAVIAEVPPGSAPTRYRFLQRNRLIAALAAVTVVVEARWRSGALNTAHHAETLGRAVGAVPGSVHSANSAGCHRLLREGGAVCVTDAGEIAELASPSGESLTEPREGTRADHDGLTLEDLILLDALPLRSTSSVEKLCTVAGLSVDSVRAGLGRLGLLGLATSERGGWKRSKETV; encoded by the coding sequence ATGGAAAACGAAAGATACGCGCGCGCAGCACTGTCCCGGCTCATGGAGCCACAGGATGCCGCAGGCCTGGCACTGGTGCACGTGGCGGGGGCAGAGGACGCCCTGAGGATAGCGACCGGTCAGCTACTGGCCGGACCACGGCTGGAGCAGGACATCACCGGAGTGCTGGCCGAAAACGGCGCAGGCAGCACCTGGGCCGGTATCAGCGCTGCCCTCAAGCGGTGGGCTCCGCGGATCCCGGACCTGGCGCCTGGGAGGGACTTGGCCACCATGCAAAGACTCGGCGGCCGCATGATTATGCCGGCGGATGACCTCTGGCCCGGCCAGCTGGCCGATCTGGGGATCCATGAACCCATCTGTCTCTGGTGGCGTGGCGTTGAACAGGAGCTGCCCGCCGCCGCGCAGTCCGTGGCACTTGTGGGATCCCGCGACAGCACCAGTTACGGGGCATCGGTGACCGGGGATCTCGCGTATTCCCTGGCGCAGCGGGGATTCACTGTCATTTCGGGTGGGGCGTACGGTATCGACGCTCACGCGCACAGGGCGGCACTGGCCGGGGGATCCGGACCGTTGCCCACCATTGCCGTAATGGCTGGCGGTGTGGACCGGTTCTACCCGTCAGGCAATGACGACCTGCTCCGCGCCGTGTCCAACCAGGGGGCCGTGATCGCTGAAGTGCCGCCCGGATCGGCGCCCACCCGTTACAGATTCCTGCAACGCAACAGGCTGATTGCGGCGCTGGCGGCCGTCACAGTGGTGGTGGAGGCCAGATGGCGTTCGGGGGCGCTCAACACGGCCCATCATGCGGAAACCCTTGGCCGGGCGGTCGGAGCCGTTCCCGGGTCAGTGCACAGCGCCAATTCGGCGGGCTGCCACCGGCTGCTGCGGGAAGGCGGCGCCGTCTGCGTTACGGATGCCGGGGAAATTGCGGAACTGGCGTCTCCCAGCGGTGAATCCCTAACGGAACCCAGGGAAGGCACGCGGGCCGACCACGACGGCCTGACGCTCGAGGACCTGATCCTGCTGGACGCGCTGCCGCTGAGGTCCACGAGCTCCGTGGAGAAACTCTGCACCGTTGCCGGGCTCAGCGTTGACTCCGTCAGGGCTGGACTCGGCCGGCTTGGACTGCTGGGACTGGCCACATCGGAAAGGGGCGGCTGGAAACGGTCCAAGGAAACCGTGTAA
- a CDS encoding YifB family Mg chelatase-like AAA ATPase, with protein MALGRSYSVALVGLNGYIVEVEADIGQTLPAFVILGLPDASLNEAKERIRSAAQNSGIPLSRRKITANLIPASLPKRGSGFDLAIAMAVLLAAEDIRSTNRTVFIAELGLDGRLRPVRGVLPAVMAAVQAGYPDVVVAQANAAEAALVPGARVTGYKTLARLAFDFGADPLELALDFEPEDQPGMPAGDGPPGLVPDMCDVSGQGDARRALEVAAAGAHHLLLTGPPGAGKTMLAERLPGLLPDLGDTAAMEVTAIHSLCELPSSAVQLMRRPPFENPHHTATSAAIIGGGSGLPRPGAASRAHRGVLFLDEAPEYERRVLDALRQPLESGELVIHRSAGTAAYPARFQLVLAANPCPCGKASGKGLDCTCTPMMRRRYLARMSGPLLDRVDIQLQVERVSLADFGQSGAEENTAAVAGRVIAARELQLQRLRPLGMETNSQVPGRVLRGELRLAAPTTRILDHSLERGVLTARGYDRVLRLAWTLADLARRDKPDLNDIGQALSLRQAGSAAA; from the coding sequence TTGGCTCTCGGCCGGAGCTACTCCGTGGCTCTCGTGGGGCTCAACGGGTACATCGTCGAAGTTGAGGCGGACATCGGGCAGACGCTTCCGGCTTTTGTCATCCTCGGGCTGCCGGACGCTTCGCTGAATGAGGCCAAGGAGCGGATCCGTTCCGCCGCGCAGAACTCCGGCATCCCGCTCAGCCGCCGGAAGATCACCGCCAACCTGATTCCCGCGTCGTTGCCCAAGCGCGGTTCGGGCTTCGATCTCGCCATCGCGATGGCGGTGCTGCTGGCGGCAGAGGACATCAGGTCCACCAACCGGACTGTCTTTATTGCCGAGCTGGGCCTGGATGGCAGGCTGCGGCCTGTGCGGGGTGTCCTTCCGGCCGTTATGGCTGCGGTGCAGGCAGGCTACCCGGACGTGGTGGTTGCCCAGGCCAACGCCGCAGAAGCTGCCCTGGTGCCCGGCGCGCGGGTCACCGGATACAAGACCCTTGCCCGGCTTGCTTTCGATTTCGGAGCAGACCCGCTGGAGCTGGCCCTGGACTTTGAGCCGGAGGACCAGCCGGGCATGCCGGCAGGTGACGGCCCTCCGGGGCTGGTTCCGGACATGTGTGACGTCTCCGGCCAGGGCGATGCCCGCCGTGCCCTGGAGGTGGCCGCGGCCGGCGCCCACCACCTCTTGCTGACCGGACCTCCCGGGGCGGGAAAGACCATGCTGGCTGAGCGGCTTCCGGGACTCCTGCCTGATCTGGGCGATACGGCGGCCATGGAAGTGACGGCCATCCACTCGCTGTGCGAACTGCCATCCTCCGCTGTACAGCTGATGCGCCGGCCGCCCTTCGAGAACCCGCACCACACGGCGACTTCCGCCGCGATCATTGGGGGCGGGTCCGGGCTGCCCCGCCCCGGAGCGGCCTCGCGGGCGCATCGGGGCGTCCTGTTCCTTGACGAGGCTCCGGAGTATGAGCGCCGTGTCCTGGACGCCCTGCGCCAACCGTTGGAGAGCGGCGAGCTGGTGATCCACCGCTCAGCCGGCACCGCAGCCTATCCGGCGCGGTTCCAGCTGGTCCTTGCCGCCAATCCGTGCCCTTGCGGCAAGGCCTCCGGTAAGGGACTCGACTGCACGTGCACACCCATGATGCGGCGCCGGTACCTGGCGCGGATGTCAGGACCGCTGCTGGACCGTGTGGACATCCAGCTGCAGGTGGAGCGTGTATCCCTTGCCGATTTCGGTCAGTCCGGGGCCGAGGAGAATACGGCCGCGGTCGCGGGACGTGTGATCGCTGCCCGCGAGCTTCAGCTGCAACGGCTCCGGCCCCTTGGCATGGAAACCAACTCACAGGTGCCGGGCCGAGTCCTACGCGGCGAATTAAGGCTTGCCGCACCCACCACCCGAATTCTGGACCACTCCCTTGAACGGGGAGTTCTCACAGCCCGCGGCTACGACCGCGTATTGCGCCTGGCCTGGACGCTGGCAGATCTGGCCCGCCGTGACAAACCGGACCTCAATGACATTGGACAGGCACTCAGCCTCCGGCAGGCTGGGTCAGCCGCCGCGTGA
- a CDS encoding YraN family protein yields MKAKDLLGRRGEELAAGYLESLGMLIVERNWRCPEGEIDIVALDGDALVIAEVKTRRSLAYGHPFEAVGPDKLARLHRLGSAWCRDRELRMPLRRVDVIAVVDDGGGEPVLEHLKGVG; encoded by the coding sequence ATGAAAGCCAAAGACTTGCTGGGCCGGCGCGGGGAAGAGCTCGCCGCCGGATATCTGGAATCGCTGGGCATGCTGATCGTGGAGCGCAACTGGCGCTGCCCCGAAGGCGAAATCGACATCGTCGCGCTCGACGGTGATGCCCTGGTAATCGCGGAAGTAAAGACCCGCAGATCGCTGGCCTATGGCCACCCGTTCGAGGCCGTGGGCCCGGACAAGCTTGCCCGACTGCACAGGCTGGGATCCGCATGGTGCCGCGACCGTGAACTCAGAATGCCGCTGCGCCGCGTGGACGTCATCGCCGTGGTGGACGACGGCGGCGGCGAACCTGTCCTGGAGCACCTCAAGGGGGTGGGGTAG
- a CDS encoding DUF2469 domain-containing protein, with translation MSAEDLENYETDMELQLYREYRDVVSLFSYVVETERRFYLANHVDLQARSADGEVYFDLTLQDAWVWDVYRSARFVKSVRVITFKDVNVEELPRNEELALPKDVDLGN, from the coding sequence ATGAGTGCCGAGGACCTTGAAAACTACGAGACAGACATGGAGCTGCAGCTCTACCGTGAGTACCGCGACGTTGTCAGCCTGTTCAGCTACGTTGTCGAGACCGAGCGTCGTTTCTATCTGGCCAACCACGTTGACCTGCAGGCACGCAGCGCGGACGGCGAGGTCTACTTCGATCTGACGCTCCAGGACGCGTGGGTGTGGGACGTTTACCGCTCGGCGCGGTTCGTCAAAAGCGTCCGGGTCATCACGTTCAAGGACGTTAACGTCGAAGAACTTCCGCGCAACGAAGAACTTGCGCTGCCCAAGGACGTTGACCTCGGCAACTGA
- a CDS encoding ribonuclease HII, which produces MSAAPTLEHERAFLAHGVRFLAGVDEVGRGALAGPVSVGIAVVDLQQQELLADVRDSKLLKPADRERLEPLVRDWSVASAVGHASAQEIDSLGIVGALRLAGTRAWFEVLSTGITPDVVLLDGSHNWLSPVSQPSLFEEPAADPGCDAPVHTRIKADMQCLSVAAASVLAKVERDHRMQELHGEFPDFGWNVNKGYGTASHRDAIRAAGPTPYHRVSWRLL; this is translated from the coding sequence GTGTCCGCCGCACCCACCCTCGAGCATGAGCGTGCCTTCCTCGCCCACGGCGTGCGGTTCCTCGCGGGCGTCGACGAAGTAGGCCGCGGAGCGCTGGCCGGTCCCGTGAGCGTGGGGATCGCCGTCGTTGATCTTCAGCAGCAGGAACTGCTGGCCGACGTACGTGACAGCAAACTCCTCAAACCCGCCGACCGCGAACGTCTGGAACCCCTGGTCCGGGACTGGAGCGTGGCCTCAGCCGTGGGGCACGCCTCCGCGCAGGAGATCGATTCGCTTGGAATTGTGGGCGCTCTGAGGCTGGCAGGTACCCGGGCATGGTTCGAGGTCCTGAGCACGGGCATCACTCCGGACGTGGTGTTGCTGGACGGCAGCCACAATTGGCTGTCACCGGTCTCACAGCCCTCGCTCTTTGAAGAGCCCGCCGCGGATCCCGGCTGCGACGCCCCAGTCCACACCCGGATCAAAGCCGATATGCAGTGCCTGAGCGTGGCCGCCGCAAGCGTCCTGGCCAAAGTGGAACGGGACCACCGGATGCAGGAACTCCACGGAGAATTCCCGGACTTCGGCTGGAACGTCAACAAGGGCTACGGCACGGCATCCCACCGTGACGCCATCCGGGCGGCCGGCCCCACGCCCTACCACCGGGTCAGCTGGCGGCTCCTCTGA